From the genome of Perca flavescens isolate YP-PL-M2 chromosome 12, PFLA_1.0, whole genome shotgun sequence, one region includes:
- the mbd3a gene encoding methyl-CpG-binding domain protein 3a: MERKGVPVKRIFNKPQIVRSLGSNLHTDVNASHSRAGWSLLTKVQRSRHKHFYDINHQIRAKPDLNTTLPVRQTASIFKQPVTKVTNHPNNKVKTDPQKAVDQPKQLFWERKLSGLNAFDIAEELVKTMDLPKGLQGVGPACSDKTLLSAIASALHTSPAPVTGQLTAAVEKNPGVWLNTSQPLCKAFVVTDDDIRKQEDLVQNVRRRLEEALTADMLAHVEDTAADAAAANKVEEKVEQVDKEEL; this comes from the exons ATGGAAAGAAAAGG tGTACCTGTTAAGCGCATTTTCAACAAGCCCCAGATAGTCCGCAGTCTGGGCAGCAACCTTCACACAGATGTAAATGCCAGCCACTCCCGAGCCGGATGGTCGCTCCTGACCAAAGTGCAGCGCAGCAGGCACAAGCATTTCTATGACATCAATCATCAAATCAGG GCCAAGCCTGATTTAAACACAACACTACCAGTTCGACAGACAGCATCCATCTTCAAACAACCAGTGACCAAGGTAACCAATCATCCCAACAACAAGGTGAAGACAGACCCGCAGAAGGCTGTGGACCAACCGAAACAA CTGTTCTGGGAAAGAAAGTTGAGTGGGTTAAATGCATTTGATATCGCAGAGGAGCTAGTGAAAACTATGGATCTTCCAAAAGGCTTACAGG GTGTTGGGCCTGCATGTTCAGATAAAACACTGCTTTCTGCCATCGCCAGTGCCCTGCACACCAGCCCGGCACCGGTCACTGGACAGCTCACCGCTGCAGTGGAGAAAAATCCTGGAGTCTGGCTCAACACATCACAGCCCCTCTGCAAAGCCTTCGTAGTGActgatgatgacatcag GAAGCAGGAGGACCTGGTGCAGAATGTACGGAGGCGGCTGGAGGAAGCCCTCACGGCTGATATGTTAGCTCATGTAGAGGACACCGCTGCAGACGCAGCAGCAGCCAACAAAGTGGAGGAGAAGGTTGAACAGGTGGACAAGGAGGAATTATAG
- the uqcr11 gene encoding cytochrome b-c1 complex subunit 10: MISKVIGQKYVSIAKSWIPTMTVWGTVGGVALVHFTDWRVILDYVPYINGKFKKEE; encoded by the exons ATGATCAGTAAAGTAATCGGTCAGAAGTATGTGTCCATTGCCAAGTCAtg GATCCCAACTATGACTGTATGGGGCACAGTCGGAGGCGTAGCTCTGGTCCACTTCACAGACTGGCGAGTGATTTTGGATTATGTCCCCTACATCAATGGCAAATTCAAGAAAGAAGAGTAG